From Oncorhynchus keta strain PuntledgeMale-10-30-2019 chromosome 25, Oket_V2, whole genome shotgun sequence, one genomic window encodes:
- the LOC118357864 gene encoding oligodendrocyte-myelin glycoprotein — translation MLWCLYGLLLVLCVSPLACLVTSPCPEGCCCPHPGLLVLCESLGLRSFPVSVPLNTSVLSVARNQLCNVDHLLRPFSSLQELSLSHNQLAHFPRGLPPSLETLQLQKNCITYITTGALRQLGNLTRLDLEDNRIRAIQPGALLGLGRLQVLTLKGNRLTSLPLNLPASLTHLDLSANCISALDLPSLNALVNLQVLKINSNCLRSVPESAFDGLPSLHSVELANNLWVCECDILYLYRWLLNGRLKMATDLVCAEPTHLAHHMLLTLSVMAICPRVLKPNEKVSHLSFTTKPERQLGTSTVKTLVPGFLYSPIKTRDFGSISGSSKQELKGTFHNAESPTQAPYQDQDTALFQLLSDHYTLQDLSYEDCLSLNSTPSVAPPKEPSTTSLPIEEPRCLDNSTGRYPPGNSIAVEATSSTNKASSLPVPTPRTLTQQGSSAVISLLAVLCVLVGLLIVAVLLILKRILAHNQRVAPFQQS, via the coding sequence ATGCTGTGGTGCCTCTATGGTCTCCTACtggttctctgtgtgtctccactGGCCTGCCTTGTGACATCCCCCTGTCCAGAAGGCTGCTGCTGTCCTCACCCTGGGCTGCTGGTCCTCTGTGAATCCCTGGGCCTGAGGTCCTTTCCAGTCTCCGTCCCTCTCAACACATCTGTCCTCTCTGTGGCCCGGAACCAGCTCTGTAATGTGGACCACCTACTTCGGCCCTTCTCTAGCTTGCAAGAGCTCAGCCTCAGCCACAACCAACTGGCTCACTTCCCCCGGGGCCTGCCCCCCAGCCTGGAGACCCTGCAGCTGCAGAAGAACTGCATCACCTACATCACCACTGGGGCCCTGCGCCAGTTGGGCAACCTCACCCGCTTAGACCTGGAGGACAACCGCATCCGTGCCATCCAGCCAGGGGCTCTGCTGGGCCTGGGGAGGCTGCAGGTTCTGACACTGAAAGGGAACCGACTAACCAGCCTGCCTCTGAACCTGCCAGCCTCCCTCACCCACTTAGACCTATCAGCTAACTGCATCTCTGCCCTGGACCTCCCCTCGCTGAATGCACTGGTCAACTTGCAGGTCCTGAAGATCAACAGCAACTGCCTGCGCTCAGTGCCAGAGAGCGCCTTTGACGGGCTGCCAAGTCTCCATTCTGTGGAGCTGGCCAACAACctgtgggtgtgtgagtgtgacaTCCTGTACCTGTACCGGTGGCTACTGAATGGAAGGCTGAAGATGGCCACTGACCTGGTGTGTGCCGAACCAACACACCTTGCACATCACATGCTCCTAACCCTATCTGTCATGGCTATCTGTCCACGGGTTCTAAAGCCTAATGAGAAAGTCTCCCACCTTAGTTTCACCACCAAGCCAGAGAGACAGCTGGGTACCTCCACAGTGAAAACCCTTGTGCCTGGTTTTCTATACTCACCCATCAAAACCAGGGATTTTGGAAGTATCTCTGGTTCATCAAAGCAAGAATTGAAGGGAACATTTCACAATGCAGAGAGCCCCACTCAAGCACCTTATCAAGACCAAgatactgctctgtttcagcttcTTTCTGACCACTACACTTTACAGGATCTAAGCTATGAGGACTGCTTGTCTCTGAATTCAACACCATCTGTAGCCCCACCCAAGGAGCCTTCCACCACTTCTTTACCAATTGAGGAGCCCAGGTGTTTAGACAATTCTACAGGCCGATACCCTCCTGGTAATTCAATTGCTGTAGAGGCAACAAGTTCCACAAACAAGGCTAGCTCCTTACCTGTGCCCACTCCCAGAACCCTCACTCAACAGGGCTCATCAGCAGTTATAAGCCTGTTGGCTGTGTTGTGTGTGCTGGTGGGTCTTCTCATTGTAGCAGTGCTGCTGATCCTGAAACGGATCCTTGCGCATAACCAGAGGGTGGCCCCATTTCAGCAATCATGA
- the LOC118357936 gene encoding transmembrane protein 119-like — protein MSNHLILHLACVSMVLLWGHGYAVHVPLVYRISMDGSGDGGEPDLIIPVDGPHHPLSPVDVAPVDVSPIDVSPIDVSPVDVSPVDVAPVDVSPTTTLAPTLVSTITNTITITMIRLKDFMLTRVVDFLQDNMLIIIVVTSLLIVMIFIICCAATMSQKRKMEAYKPPANPPRKYMGDTAGGVEPSSEVQSRVYDGPDFARRVQIQGTPKNLRTPSTALVGEKVGKESKPKEVQKVSEVEEEETRRVESKHKGQKAEEVPQSSNTSQPMVCTCHLRKANH, from the coding sequence ATGAGTAACCACTTGATTCTTCACTTGGCATGTGTGAGCATGGTTCTGCTCTGGGGTCATGGGTATGCAGTGCATGTGCCCCTGGTCTATAGAATTTCCATGGATGGCAGTGGTGATGGAGGGGAGCCGGATCTCATTATCCCCGTCGATGGcccccaccaccctctctcccccgtcGATGTCGCCCCCGTCGATGTCTCCCCCATCGATGTCTCCCCCATCGATGTCTCCCCCGTCGATGTCTCCCCCGTCGATGTCGCCCCCGTTGATGTTTCCCCCACCACTACCCTAGCCCCCACCCTGGTCAGCACCAtcaccaacaccatcaccatcaccatgaTCCGCCTGAAGGACTTTATGCTCACCCGGGTGGTGGACTTCCTCCAGGATAATATGCTGATCATAATTGTGGTCACGTCCCTCCTCATCGTCATGATCTTCATCATCTGCTGTGCCGCTACCATGAGCCAAAAGCGCAagatggaggcctacaaacccccTGCCAACCCACCCAGGAAATATATGGGTGACACAGCTGGCGGAGTCGAACCCTCCAGTGAAGTCCAGAGTAGGGTCTATGACGGGCCTGATTTTGCCAGGAGGGTCCAGATCCAGGGAACCCCCAAGAATCTGCGCACCCCTTCCACCGCACTGGTGGGGGAAAAGGTGGGTAAGGAGTCCAAACCGAAGGAGGTCCAGAAAGTGagtgaggtagaggaggaggaaacgCGCAGAGTGGAGTCTAAGCACAAAGGCCAGAAGGCTGAGGAGGTGCCGCAGAGCTCCAACACCAGCCAGCCCATGGTCTGCACCTGCCACCTGCGGAAGGCAAACCATTAA